A window of the Nitrospira sp. genome harbors these coding sequences:
- the moaA gene encoding GTP 3',8-cyclase MoaA has protein sequence MKEDSSHSDLVEGVTDTFGRPLGSLRLSVTDRCNLRCRYCMPEPEYVWLPREDILSLEEMATLAGYFADLGVDKIRLTGGEPLLRRDLARLVRLLRQDRRITEVALTTNGILFTDCAQALYEAGLDRVTVSLDTLRPERFRQLTGRDEFSRVLEGIESVGKTGFTNFKLDTVAIRGFNEDELGALIEFAKHWQAEVRFIEYMDVGGANEWSLDKVLSQGMILDVLSRRYGRITPLPGRGAAPAQRFRLPDGAIFGIIPSTTAPFCSHCDRSRLTADGLWYLCLYAGSGVDLRKPLRLNEHPDHMREIIRSGWAARRDRGAEERKALERVGLRDGGLIEIDRLREDPHLEMHARGG, from the coding sequence ATGAAAGAAGATTCTTCTCATAGTGATCTTGTGGAAGGCGTAACCGATACGTTTGGTCGACCACTTGGCAGTCTGCGACTGTCTGTCACGGATCGCTGCAATCTTCGCTGCCGGTATTGCATGCCGGAGCCTGAGTATGTCTGGCTGCCGCGTGAGGATATCCTCAGCCTCGAGGAAATGGCGACGCTCGCGGGATACTTCGCTGATCTGGGAGTGGACAAGATCAGATTGACCGGGGGCGAGCCTTTGCTGCGGCGGGATCTTGCACGGCTGGTGCGGTTACTCCGACAGGATCGGCGGATTACTGAAGTGGCCTTGACTACGAACGGCATACTCTTTACCGACTGTGCACAAGCACTCTACGAGGCGGGGCTTGATCGGGTGACGGTCAGTCTCGATACGCTCCGACCGGAGCGGTTCCGGCAACTGACCGGGCGGGATGAATTTTCACGAGTTCTGGAAGGTATCGAGTCGGTCGGGAAAACGGGCTTTACCAACTTCAAACTTGATACGGTCGCCATTCGTGGGTTCAATGAAGATGAACTGGGTGCGTTAATCGAATTTGCTAAACACTGGCAGGCCGAGGTGCGCTTCATCGAATATATGGATGTCGGGGGGGCGAACGAGTGGAGCCTGGATAAGGTTCTGTCGCAAGGCATGATCCTGGATGTGTTAAGCCGACGGTATGGTCGGATCACGCCGCTTCCGGGACGAGGAGCCGCCCCAGCACAGCGATTTCGCTTGCCGGATGGCGCGATCTTTGGGATTATTCCTTCGACGACGGCGCCGTTTTGTTCGCATTGTGATCGCAGTCGTCTCACGGCCGACGGCTTGTGGTATCTGTGCTTGTACGCGGGATCGGGAGTCGACCTCCGTAAGCCGCTTCGCCTGAACGAGCACCCAGACCACATGCGGGAAATCATTCGATCGGGATGGGCCGCTCGCCGCGATCGCGGAGCGGAGGAGCGTAAGGCGTTGGAGCGAGTGGGGCTTCGGGACGGAGGGTTGATCGAGATTGATCGCCTCCGTGAAGATCCACACTTAGAGATGCATGCCCGCGGAGGATGA
- the accD gene encoding acetyl-CoA carboxylase, carboxyltransferase subunit beta encodes MAWFKKEKPAESSPPPRSKGSEGMWLKCNHCREIVYRKEVDRNSKVCPKCEYHFPISVTERIGLLIDLGTFKEWDAELEPQDPLTFQDTKAYRDRVKAHQEKTGRKDALVIGEGLVNGRRVVLCVFDFSFMGGSMGSVVGEKLCRAIDRALELKLPVILVTASGGARMQEGILSLMQMAKTSTAIAKLGEAKLPFISILSDPTFGGVTASVAMLGDVIIAEPKALIGFAGPRVIEQTIKQQLPDQFQRAEFLLEHGMIDMIVERKRLKETIGTLVNHF; translated from the coding sequence ATGGCCTGGTTCAAGAAAGAGAAGCCCGCAGAATCTAGCCCGCCGCCACGATCGAAAGGCAGCGAGGGGATGTGGCTCAAGTGCAACCATTGCCGGGAGATCGTCTATCGGAAGGAAGTCGATCGGAACAGCAAAGTATGCCCGAAGTGCGAGTATCACTTTCCAATCTCGGTCACAGAGCGAATCGGGTTACTGATCGACCTCGGGACCTTCAAAGAATGGGATGCTGAACTCGAACCCCAAGATCCATTGACCTTCCAAGACACCAAGGCCTATCGAGATCGTGTGAAGGCTCATCAAGAAAAGACGGGCCGGAAAGATGCCCTCGTGATCGGCGAAGGCCTGGTCAATGGGCGCCGTGTGGTGCTCTGTGTCTTCGATTTCAGCTTTATGGGCGGAAGTATGGGATCCGTGGTCGGCGAAAAGCTCTGTCGAGCGATTGATCGTGCCTTGGAACTGAAGCTGCCGGTCATCCTGGTCACCGCTTCCGGGGGCGCCCGGATGCAGGAAGGTATTCTTTCGTTGATGCAAATGGCCAAGACATCGACTGCGATCGCGAAGTTAGGCGAGGCCAAACTGCCGTTCATCTCGATCCTCTCCGATCCCACGTTCGGCGGCGTCACCGCCAGCGTGGCAATGTTGGGGGATGTCATCATTGCCGAGCCGAAAGCGCTGATCGGGTTTGCCGGACCTCGCGTCATCGAACAAACCATCAAGCAACAGCTGCCGGATCAGTTCCAACGGGCCGAATTTCTTCTCGAACACGGCATGATCGATATGATCGTCGAGCGTAAGCGTCTCAAGGAGACGATCGGCACCCTCGTGAATCATTTTTAG
- a CDS encoding bifunctional folylpolyglutamate synthase/dihydrofolate synthase has translation MSYSSVIEYLYALQKHGIKLGLEPMRILLDRLGNPHRSLRTLHIGGTNGKGSTAAMVASVLQQSGRRVGLYTSPHFVEFRERIRINGCMITENQVEEVIARLRVALKDDLEPTFFEMTTALAFLYFADSAVDVAVLEVGLGGRFDATNVVEQPLATAITTIGLDHQEYLGQTEEAIAFEKGGIIKPFVPVVIGRMGQEAEQVLRRIARDRSAPLWQLGRDFAVDGHRPDRFTYRGVTRVCEDLICGLEGRHQRDNAACALALLEAAGRAGIDSDDMAVRAGLRTVSWEGRLELIDEYPKVLLDGAHNPAAAHALAEYLRDFSISHPTSRIILVWGMMRDKDRHGFIAPLLPFVSEIVLTQATLARSATVRELRATLHEWQGPVLEAVLPMDAMTAARSRAMPHDLICIAGSLMLLGDIKAAVRGCGLSPIRG, from the coding sequence ATGAGCTACTCCTCCGTCATCGAGTATCTCTACGCGCTTCAGAAGCACGGTATCAAGCTGGGGCTGGAGCCGATGCGGATTCTGTTAGACAGGCTCGGCAATCCCCATCGCTCGCTTCGCACGCTTCATATCGGAGGAACCAACGGCAAGGGTTCCACGGCGGCGATGGTTGCGTCGGTGCTTCAGCAGTCAGGCCGGCGCGTGGGGCTCTACACGTCTCCCCACTTCGTCGAATTCCGGGAGCGGATTCGTATCAACGGGTGCATGATCACGGAGAATCAAGTCGAAGAGGTGATCGCGCGTTTACGAGTCGCTCTGAAAGATGATCTGGAACCAACCTTTTTTGAGATGACGACGGCGTTGGCGTTCCTCTATTTCGCAGATTCAGCGGTCGACGTCGCCGTATTGGAAGTCGGGTTGGGTGGACGGTTCGATGCAACCAACGTCGTGGAGCAACCGCTGGCCACTGCGATCACGACGATCGGCTTGGACCATCAGGAGTATCTGGGGCAAACGGAGGAGGCGATCGCGTTTGAAAAGGGGGGAATCATCAAGCCATTTGTACCGGTGGTGATCGGACGGATGGGGCAGGAAGCTGAACAGGTCCTACGCCGGATTGCGCGGGATCGATCGGCCCCTCTGTGGCAGCTTGGCCGGGACTTTGCTGTTGACGGACATCGTCCCGATCGATTCACCTATCGGGGAGTGACGCGCGTCTGTGAGGATCTGATCTGCGGTCTGGAAGGGCGCCACCAGCGGGATAATGCCGCTTGTGCGTTAGCACTCCTTGAAGCGGCGGGCCGAGCAGGCATCGACTCGGATGACATGGCTGTGCGTGCTGGTTTGCGTACGGTCTCCTGGGAAGGTCGTTTGGAGCTGATCGACGAGTATCCAAAGGTCCTGCTCGACGGCGCCCACAATCCTGCCGCCGCGCATGCGCTCGCGGAGTATCTCAGGGACTTTTCCATCAGTCACCCCACCTCTCGGATCATTCTCGTATGGGGCATGATGCGGGATAAAGATCGACATGGATTTATTGCTCCACTGTTACCCTTTGTGTCGGAAATCGTGCTGACGCAGGCGACTCTCGCGCGCTCTGCTACGGTCCGAGAGCTCCGTGCAACGCTGCACGAATGGCAGGGGCCGGTGCTCGAGGCTGTTCTTCCCATGGACGCGATGACAGCCGCCAGAAGCCGAGCCATGCCTCACGATCTCATCTGTATTGCCGGATCGTTGATGCTCTTAGGGGATATCAAAGCGGCAGTGCGTGGCTGTGGGCTGTCACCGATTCGTGGCTAG